In Ochotona princeps isolate mOchPri1 chromosome 21, mOchPri1.hap1, whole genome shotgun sequence, a single genomic region encodes these proteins:
- the LOC131482817 gene encoding small ribosomal subunit protein eS24, with the protein MNDTVTIRTRKFMTNRLLQRKQMVIDVLHPGKATVPKTEIREKLAKMYKTTPDVIFVFGFRTHFGGGKTTGFGMIYDSLDYAKKNEPKHRLARHGLYEKKKTSRKQRKERKNRMKKVRGTAKANVGAGKKPKE; encoded by the coding sequence ATGAATGACACAGTCACCATCCGGACCAGGAAGTTCATGACTAACCGACTGCTTCAGAGGAAACAAATGGTCATCGATGTGCTCCACCCTGGGAAGGCGACCGTGCCCAAGACAGAAATCCGGGAGAAGCTAGCCAAAATGTACAAGACTACGCCCGACGTCATCTTTGTGTTTGGGTTCCGAACTCACTTTGGCGGTGGCAAGACAACGGGCTTTGGCATGATTTACGATTCCTTGGACTACGCCAAGAAAAACGAGCCGAAACACAGACTCGCAAGACATGGCCTGTATGAGAAAAAGAAGACTTCGAGGAAGCAGcggaaggagaggaagaaccgGATGAAGAAGGTCCGGGGAACTGCCAAGGCCAACGTTGGTGCTGGCAAAAAGCCGAAGGAGTAG